A portion of the Aquicoccus sp. G2-2 genome contains these proteins:
- a CDS encoding ABC transporter substrate-binding protein yields the protein MKLMTWTRRGLMAAAAGATLAVAAVPSISAAQTPPGVLIVGQIAEPKSLDPAAVTAVNDFRILVNIYEGLTRYKPGTLEVEPGLAESWTISDDGKVYTFKLRDGVSFHDGTPFNAEAVKFNFDRMLDENHPFHDTGPFPLAFFFSAVQKTEAIDGHTVKFTLNAPYAPFLSNLAYPTGLIVSPDAVKKSGKDFGRNPVGTGPFKFVEWKSNERVVVERNDDYWGEKAGTKAVVFRPITDANTRVAEMLAGGIDMMVEVPPTALAQFKSDAFKIVEQAGPHVWFLILNMKDGAFADKRVRQAANYAVNKEAIVNDVLEGTATVAAGPTPPAFAWAYNNELKPYPYDPEKAKALLKKAGAEGAKLTFFVTEGGSGMLDPIPMGTAIQADLEAVGFDVEIKTYEWNTFLGEVNPGLSGKADMAEMAWMTNDPDTLPYLALRTGAWPDKGGFNSGYYSNPKVDALLEKARTSTDQAERAKLYKQMQTIVHDDAPWVFVANWKQNAVTSDKVENFRLEPSFLLHLQDVVKD from the coding sequence ATGAAACTCATGACTTGGACCCGCCGGGGGCTGATGGCGGCCGCTGCGGGCGCGACGCTTGCAGTCGCGGCAGTGCCGTCCATTTCTGCGGCCCAAACGCCGCCCGGCGTTCTGATCGTCGGGCAGATCGCAGAGCCAAAATCGCTTGATCCTGCGGCAGTGACCGCAGTGAATGATTTTCGGATTCTTGTGAATATTTATGAAGGGCTTACGCGCTACAAACCGGGCACGCTTGAGGTTGAGCCGGGGCTGGCGGAAAGCTGGACGATCAGCGATGATGGCAAGGTTTACACCTTCAAGCTGCGCGATGGGGTGAGTTTCCACGATGGCACCCCGTTTAACGCCGAGGCGGTGAAGTTCAACTTCGACCGGATGCTGGATGAGAATCACCCGTTTCACGATACCGGCCCGTTCCCGCTCGCGTTTTTCTTTAGTGCGGTCCAAAAGACCGAAGCGATTGATGGGCATACGGTGAAATTCACCCTGAATGCGCCCTATGCGCCGTTTCTGTCCAACCTTGCCTATCCCACGGGTTTGATCGTTTCGCCCGACGCGGTGAAGAAATCCGGCAAGGATTTTGGCCGCAACCCGGTGGGCACGGGGCCGTTCAAGTTTGTTGAGTGGAAGTCGAACGAACGTGTCGTGGTCGAGCGCAACGATGACTATTGGGGCGAGAAAGCGGGCACGAAGGCGGTTGTCTTCAGGCCGATTACGGATGCCAATACGCGCGTTGCCGAAATGCTGGCGGGCGGAATCGACATGATGGTCGAGGTGCCACCGACCGCGCTTGCCCAATTCAAAAGCGATGCGTTCAAGATTGTCGAGCAGGCGGGGCCACATGTGTGGTTCTTGATCCTGAACATGAAAGACGGTGCCTTTGCCGACAAGCGTGTGCGGCAGGCGGCGAATTACGCGGTGAACAAGGAAGCGATCGTCAATGACGTGCTGGAAGGCACGGCGACGGTCGCCGCGGGGCCGACCCCGCCCGCGTTTGCCTGGGCCTATAACAACGAACTGAAGCCTTACCCGTATGACCCGGAAAAGGCCAAGGCGCTGCTGAAGAAGGCCGGAGCGGAGGGTGCGAAGCTCACTTTCTTCGTGACCGAAGGTGGGTCGGGGATGCTTGACCCGATCCCGATGGGCACGGCGATTCAGGCCGATTTGGAAGCGGTTGGATTTGATGTCGAAATCAAGACCTATGAATGGAACACGTTCCTTGGCGAGGTCAATCCGGGGCTTTCTGGCAAGGCCGATATGGCCGAGATGGCATGGATGACCAATGACCCGGACACGCTCCCGTATCTTGCACTGCGCACGGGGGCATGGCCCGATAAGGGCGGGTTCAACTCGGGCTACTATTCCAACCCGAAGGTCGATGCGTTGTTGGAAAAAGCCCGGACCTCGACTGATCAGGCAGAGCGCGCCAAGCTTTACAAGCAGATGCAGACCATCGTGCATGACGATGCGCCATGGGTGTTTGTGGCCAACTGGAAACAGAATGCGGTAACCAGTGACAAGGTGGAAAATTTCAGGCTTGAGCCGTCGTTCCTGCTGCATTTGCAGGACGTGGTGAAGGACTGA
- a CDS encoding DUF1028 domain-containing protein, giving the protein MTFSILARDPETGALGGAAATGSLCVGGWVLRGALDAGLSASQGAAPSTFWGEDVLTEMRNGTDAATAIQRTTNADTGRAYRQLAALDLSGNGAAFTGTANTREMGSHAFANGIAAGNMLTGTGVLAALSDTYLATTGPIALRLLAALRAAEAAGGDSRGLFSAALLILHPDHPPLSLRVDYHEHDPITALTTLHEHATTGDYAAWTRQVPVANDKTRVLD; this is encoded by the coding sequence ATGACTTTTTCGATTCTCGCCCGAGATCCTGAAACCGGCGCGCTTGGGGGTGCCGCCGCCACCGGCAGTCTTTGTGTCGGTGGTTGGGTGTTGCGCGGTGCGCTGGATGCGGGCCTGTCGGCCAGTCAGGGTGCCGCCCCTTCGACCTTCTGGGGCGAAGACGTGCTCACTGAAATGCGCAACGGCACTGATGCCGCCACCGCCATCCAGCGCACCACAAACGCCGACACCGGCCGCGCCTACCGGCAGCTTGCCGCGCTTGATCTCTCCGGCAATGGTGCCGCCTTCACCGGCACCGCCAATACCCGTGAAATGGGCAGCCACGCCTTCGCAAATGGCATCGCTGCTGGCAACATGCTTACCGGAACGGGCGTTCTGGCCGCGCTCAGCGATACCTATCTTGCAACCACCGGCCCGATTGCTCTCCGCCTGCTCGCCGCCCTCCGCGCCGCCGAGGCGGCAGGCGGCGATAGTCGCGGACTGTTCTCTGCCGCCCTTCTGATACTGCACCCCGACCATCCACCGCTCAGCCTGCGCGTGGATTATCATGAGCACGATCCCATCACCGCGCTCACCACCCTGCATGAACACGCCACAACCGGCGATTATGCCGCCTGGACCCGTCAGGTTCCGGTTGCGAACGACAAAACTCGCGTGCTCGATTAA
- a CDS encoding KpsF/GutQ family sugar-phosphate isomerase produces MPDQKPDILASARAVLEAESAALSRLSGALPADFAAVVARILAIKGRVILSGIGKSGHIARKIASTLASTGTPAFFVHPSEASHGDLGMVTKADLCILISNSGETRELSDLISYTRRFDIPLAGISSHAPSTLIDAADYALTLPPVAEACPMGLAPTTSTTMTLALGDALAIALMGQRAFVAEEFKTFHPGGKLGAQLLYVHQIMHGPEALASVPPAANMADTLMEMSAKGFGIACVINADGTLAGVISDGDIRRHARGLMETTAGEIATKTPKTAAPDMLAAQALAVMNEKMIGALVVVDAAGKPIGILRVHDCLKAGVA; encoded by the coding sequence ATGCCAGACCAAAAACCCGATATCCTTGCAAGCGCACGCGCGGTGCTCGAAGCGGAAAGCGCGGCACTCTCGCGCCTCTCCGGCGCGTTGCCCGCCGATTTTGCCGCCGTCGTCGCCCGGATCCTTGCAATCAAAGGCCGGGTGATCCTCTCCGGCATCGGCAAATCCGGGCATATTGCCCGCAAGATAGCCTCCACACTTGCCTCCACCGGCACGCCCGCCTTCTTCGTTCACCCTTCCGAGGCATCGCACGGGGATCTTGGCATGGTCACCAAGGCTGACCTTTGCATCCTGATCTCCAACTCGGGCGAAACACGAGAGCTCTCTGACCTGATCTCCTATACCCGTCGGTTTGATATCCCGCTCGCGGGCATATCTTCCCACGCGCCAAGCACCCTGATCGACGCCGCCGATTATGCGCTCACCCTGCCGCCCGTGGCAGAGGCCTGCCCAATGGGCCTTGCCCCCACCACGTCCACCACAATGACGCTGGCGCTTGGCGATGCGCTCGCCATCGCCCTTATGGGCCAGCGCGCCTTTGTTGCCGAAGAATTCAAGACCTTCCACCCCGGCGGCAAGCTTGGCGCGCAACTGCTCTATGTCCACCAGATCATGCACGGCCCGGAGGCACTGGCCAGCGTGCCCCCCGCCGCCAACATGGCCGACACGTTGATGGAGATGAGCGCGAAAGGCTTTGGCATTGCTTGCGTGATAAATGCCGACGGAACCCTTGCCGGGGTCATCTCCGATGGCGATATCCGCCGCCACGCGCGTGGGCTGATGGAAACCACCGCCGGTGAAATCGCAACCAAAACCCCGAAAACCGCCGCCCCCGACATGCTCGCGGCCCAAGCGCTTGCGGTAATGAATGAGAAAATGATCGGCGCGCTGGTGGTGGTGGATGCCGCGGGCAAACCCATCGGCATCCTGCGGGTGCATGATTGCCTCAAGGCAGGCGTGGCATGA
- a CDS encoding manno-octulosonate cytidylyltransferase gives MKTVIVIPARYASTRYPGKPLVALEDATGARKTLIQRSWEAAMAVPGIAAVYVATDDTRISDAAREFGACVIMTPESCENGTARCAAALDNATLSDADLIINLQGDSPLTPVWFVEDLIAAMSARPDAQMATPVLRCDAQTYAHFREDRLAGRVGGTTAVFDAQNRALYFSKEVLPYIDPDKAPQSYDSVFHHVGLYAYRPSALRSYITWPQGPLERLEGLEQLRFLENGEPVLCVEVKGKGRVFWELNNPEDVPRIERVLKTMA, from the coding sequence ATGAAAACCGTCATCGTCATTCCCGCCCGCTATGCCTCGACGCGCTACCCCGGCAAGCCACTGGTCGCGCTGGAAGACGCCACCGGCGCGCGCAAAACCCTGATTCAACGCAGTTGGGAAGCTGCCATGGCGGTCCCCGGCATTGCCGCCGTATATGTGGCAACCGATGACACCCGCATTTCCGACGCCGCTCGCGAATTTGGCGCTTGCGTCATCATGACGCCCGAAAGCTGTGAAAACGGCACCGCCCGCTGTGCCGCCGCGCTCGACAATGCCACGCTCAGTGATGCCGATCTCATCATCAACCTGCAAGGCGACAGCCCGCTCACCCCGGTTTGGTTCGTCGAAGACCTGATCGCCGCAATGAGCGCCCGGCCAGATGCGCAAATGGCCACTCCGGTGCTGCGCTGCGACGCGCAAACCTACGCCCATTTCCGCGAAGACCGCCTTGCCGGGCGCGTTGGGGGCACCACGGCGGTTTTTGACGCCCAAAACCGCGCGCTCTATTTTTCCAAGGAAGTGCTGCCCTATATCGACCCCGACAAAGCGCCCCAGTCATACGACTCGGTGTTTCACCATGTTGGCCTTTACGCCTACCGCCCCTCGGCCTTGCGCAGCTACATCACCTGGCCGCAAGGCCCGCTTGAAAGGCTCGAAGGGCTCGAACAGCTGCGCTTCTTGGAAAACGGCGAACCGGTGCTGTGTGTCGAGGTCAAAGGCAAGGGCCGGGTGTTCTGGGAATTGAACAACCCCGAAGACGTTCCCCGGATTGAACGGGTCCTAAAAACCATGGCCTGA
- the kdsA gene encoding 3-deoxy-8-phosphooctulonate synthase, with translation MTREFDIGPIKVGGTRPFFLIAGPCQLESLPHARMLAEKLLEACAPTGTPLIFKSSYDKANRSSLSSKRGLGMDEGLSILSAIRAEFSIPVLTDVHLPQDCAPVAQAVDVLQIPAFLSRQTDLLLAAGETGAALNVKKGQFLAPWDMENVAAKIASTGNDKILLCDRGTSFGYNTLISDFRGLPIMAQTGYPTVFDATHSVQQPGGQGTTSGGQREFAPVLARAAVAVGVSGLFIESHEDPDNAPSDGPNMIPIGEMATLIATLARHDAIAKAG, from the coding sequence ATGACCCGTGAATTCGATATCGGTCCAATTAAAGTCGGCGGCACCCGCCCTTTCTTCCTGATCGCTGGCCCCTGCCAGCTTGAATCCCTGCCCCATGCCCGGATGCTGGCTGAAAAGCTACTGGAAGCCTGTGCGCCAACTGGAACGCCTCTCATCTTCAAATCGAGCTACGACAAGGCCAACCGTTCTTCACTTTCCTCCAAGCGCGGCCTCGGTATGGACGAAGGGCTTTCCATCCTCTCGGCTATCCGCGCCGAATTCTCCATTCCCGTGCTCACCGATGTTCACTTGCCACAGGATTGTGCGCCCGTGGCACAGGCCGTGGATGTGCTGCAAATCCCGGCCTTCCTCTCCCGGCAGACCGATCTTCTGCTTGCTGCGGGCGAAACCGGTGCCGCGCTCAACGTCAAGAAAGGTCAGTTCCTTGCGCCGTGGGACATGGAAAATGTCGCCGCCAAGATCGCCTCCACCGGCAACGATAAAATCCTGCTCTGCGATCGTGGCACCTCGTTTGGCTACAACACCTTGATCTCTGATTTCCGTGGCCTGCCGATCATGGCGCAAACCGGCTATCCTACAGTGTTTGACGCCACCCATTCGGTGCAGCAACCCGGAGGGCAGGGCACCACGTCCGGTGGCCAACGCGAGTTTGCCCCGGTGCTCGCCCGCGCCGCCGTTGCCGTCGGTGTCTCCGGCCTTTTCATCGAATCCCACGAAGACCCGGACAATGCCCCCTCCGATGGCCCCAACATGATCCCGATTGGCGAGATGGCGACGCTGATCGCCACGCTTGCCAGACATGACGCTATTGCCAAAGCCGGCTGA